The following are encoded in a window of Tessaracoccus flavescens genomic DNA:
- a CDS encoding phosphatidate cytidylyltransferase, which produces MTDGQAAITKTSKAGRDLPAAIGVGVGLFAAVAVGLLWAPWFFALFAGAALALGTVEVHRALQLKGMRSEIVPIVIGTVVSILGAYAAVMAKLTVTPTAFMLICLCLTMIVSLTLRLRGGQDGFIQDVSASAFILAYIPLLGGSVPLLLAAENGTLRILVIVMCVIGSDTGAYVTGVTLGRHKMAPKISPSKTWEGFVGGLVFAGAIGVLSAIFLLDISWVIGLLLGVLLSLAGTVGDLVESLIKRDVGLKDMSNFLPGHGGIMDRLDSLLVAMPVGWAILHLTVGG; this is translated from the coding sequence ATGACCGACGGGCAGGCTGCGATCACCAAGACGTCGAAGGCCGGCCGGGACCTCCCGGCTGCCATCGGCGTCGGAGTCGGCCTGTTCGCCGCGGTCGCCGTCGGGCTGCTGTGGGCCCCGTGGTTCTTCGCCCTCTTCGCGGGCGCCGCGCTCGCGCTCGGCACCGTCGAGGTGCACCGGGCGCTCCAACTCAAGGGCATGCGTTCCGAGATCGTGCCGATCGTGATCGGGACGGTCGTGTCCATCCTCGGCGCCTACGCAGCCGTGATGGCCAAGCTGACGGTGACGCCGACGGCGTTCATGCTGATCTGCCTGTGCCTGACGATGATCGTCTCGCTCACGCTGCGCCTGCGCGGGGGACAGGACGGCTTCATCCAGGACGTGTCGGCCAGCGCGTTCATCCTCGCTTACATCCCTCTGCTCGGTGGCTCCGTTCCGCTGCTGCTCGCGGCCGAGAACGGAACGCTGCGGATCCTGGTGATCGTGATGTGCGTGATCGGCTCCGACACAGGTGCCTACGTGACCGGAGTGACCCTCGGCAGGCACAAGATGGCGCCGAAGATCAGCCCGAGCAAGACCTGGGAGGGCTTCGTCGGCGGACTCGTCTTCGCGGGGGCCATCGGCGTGCTTTCCGCGATCTTCCTGCTCGACATCTCCTGGGTGATCGGGTTGCTGCTCGGCGTCCTGCTCAGCCTCGCTGGCACCGTCGGCGACCTGGTTGAATCCTTGATCAAGCGCGACGTAGGCTTGAAGGACATGTCCAACTTCCTGCCGGGTCACGGCGGCATCATGGATCGTCTCGATTCGCTGCTCGTGGCCATGCCGGTGGGCTGGGCGATTCTCCATCTCACCGTCGGCGGCTGA
- the frr gene encoding ribosome recycling factor codes for MAEIQQEASTKMQQAVDHAREDMATIRTGRAHPAMFSKIQADYYGAPTPLQQLAQFTSPDPRSLLITPFDRSAIGAIEKAIRDADLGVNPGNDGNAVRIVMPQLTEERRREYIKMAKGKAEDARIAVRNIRRHANDQLKKLQKDGEISEDDLVRAEKALDGTTKRFVESVDEVLKTKEAELAEV; via the coding sequence ATCGCCGAAATCCAGCAGGAAGCCTCCACGAAGATGCAGCAGGCGGTGGACCACGCCCGCGAGGACATGGCCACGATCCGCACGGGACGCGCGCATCCTGCGATGTTCAGCAAGATCCAGGCCGACTACTACGGTGCGCCGACGCCCTTGCAGCAGCTCGCCCAGTTCACCTCTCCCGATCCCCGCTCGTTGCTGATCACCCCCTTCGACCGCAGCGCCATCGGTGCCATCGAGAAGGCCATCCGCGATGCCGACCTGGGCGTCAACCCCGGCAATGACGGTAACGCCGTGCGCATCGTGATGCCGCAGCTGACCGAGGAACGCCGCAGGGAGTACATCAAGATGGCCAAGGGCAAGGCCGAGGACGCGCGCATCGCCGTGCGCAACATCCGCCGCCACGCCAACGACCAGCTGAAGAAGCTCCAGAAGGACGGCGAGATCAGCGAGGACGACCTCGTCCGCGCCGAGAAGGCCCTCGACGGCACCACGAAGAGGTTCGTGGAGAGCGTCGACGAGGTGCTCAAGACCAAGGAAGCCGAGCTGGCCGAAGTCTGA
- the pyrH gene encoding UMP kinase: protein MVAYQRVLLKLSGEEFGGGKLGVDPVIVSNIAQQIADVVRSGTQVAVVVGGGNYFRGAELSRNGMARDRADYMGMLGTVMNSIALQDFCEKAGIETRVQSAISMAQVAEPYIPRRAERHLEKGRLVIFGAGSGMPYFSTDTVAAQRALEIGAEVLLMGKQGVDGVYDKDPKVHADAKKFDTLTHDQFLTEDLKVADATAISLARDNNLNLVFFSLSEPGNIARAVAGEPIGTIVTR, encoded by the coding sequence CTGGTGGCATACCAGCGAGTGTTGTTGAAACTGTCCGGCGAGGAGTTCGGAGGGGGCAAGCTCGGCGTCGATCCTGTGATCGTGTCGAACATCGCCCAGCAGATCGCCGACGTGGTCCGCAGCGGGACCCAGGTGGCGGTGGTCGTCGGAGGCGGCAACTACTTCCGGGGTGCTGAGCTCTCCAGGAACGGCATGGCCCGCGACCGCGCCGACTACATGGGCATGCTCGGCACCGTGATGAACTCGATCGCGTTGCAGGACTTCTGCGAGAAGGCGGGCATCGAGACCCGCGTGCAGTCCGCCATCTCGATGGCCCAGGTCGCAGAGCCCTACATCCCGCGTCGCGCCGAGCGCCACCTGGAGAAGGGCCGACTCGTGATCTTCGGCGCAGGCTCAGGCATGCCCTACTTCTCGACCGACACCGTCGCAGCGCAGCGCGCCCTCGAGATCGGTGCCGAGGTGCTCCTGATGGGCAAGCAGGGCGTCGACGGCGTCTACGACAAGGACCCGAAGGTCCACGCGGACGCGAAGAAGTTCGACACCCTCACGCACGACCAGTTCCTGACCGAGGATCTGAAGGTCGCAGACGCCACCGCGATCTCGCTTGCCCGCGACAACAACCTCAACCTCGTGTTCTTCTCCCTGTCCGAGCCAGGCAACATCGCCCGCGCAGTCGCGGGTGAGCCCATCGGAACCATCGTCACCCGCTAA
- the tsf gene encoding translation elongation factor Ts, with the protein MAITAADVKKLRDATGAGMMDAKKALVEADGDFDKAVEGLRISGLAKAAKRADREATNGIVAGREGALVQFAAETDFVAKNAEFVGLADEILAAVLASGATDVASANEAPLASGAKVGDAVQELGAKIGENLSVANVANFDGDTHLYLHRRAADLPPQVGVLVEYKGSEELAHHVALQIASMSPQWVHREDVPADLVENERRIAEATAKEEGKPEAALPRIVEGRVGGYYKDVVLVDQPAVWEDKKTVGAALRDGNTEIVRFVRFAIGA; encoded by the coding sequence ATGGCAATCACTGCCGCTGACGTGAAGAAGCTCCGCGACGCAACCGGCGCGGGCATGATGGACGCCAAGAAGGCCCTCGTCGAGGCCGACGGCGATTTTGACAAGGCCGTCGAGGGCCTGCGCATCTCCGGCCTGGCAAAGGCCGCCAAGCGCGCCGACCGCGAGGCCACCAACGGCATCGTCGCAGGCCGCGAGGGCGCCCTCGTCCAGTTCGCCGCCGAGACCGACTTCGTCGCGAAGAACGCCGAGTTCGTCGGCCTGGCCGATGAGATCCTTGCCGCCGTCCTTGCCTCCGGTGCGACCGACGTCGCCTCCGCGAACGAGGCCCCGCTGGCCTCCGGCGCGAAGGTCGGCGACGCCGTCCAGGAGCTGGGCGCCAAAATCGGCGAGAACCTGTCCGTGGCCAACGTCGCCAACTTCGACGGTGACACGCACCTCTACCTGCACCGTCGTGCAGCTGACCTGCCCCCGCAGGTCGGCGTGCTCGTCGAGTACAAGGGCTCGGAGGAGCTGGCTCACCACGTCGCTCTCCAGATCGCCTCCATGTCCCCGCAGTGGGTCCACCGCGAGGACGTCCCGGCCGACCTCGTCGAGAACGAGCGTCGCATCGCCGAGGCGACCGCGAAGGAGGAGGGCAAGCCCGAGGCCGCCCTCCCGCGCATCGTCGAGGGACGCGTCGGTGGCTACTACAAGGACGTCGTCCTCGTGGACCAGCCCGCCGTGTGGGAAGACAAGAAGACCGTCGGCGCCGCCCTCCGGGACGGCAACACCGAGATCGTGCGCTTCGTGCGCTTCGCCATCGGCGCCTGA
- the rpsB gene encoding 30S ribosomal protein S2 produces MAVVTTRQLLEAGVHFGHQTRRWNPKMKRFIFTERNGIYIIDLQLSLRYIDKAYNYVKSTVARGGQVLFVGTKKQAQEAIAEQATRVGMPYVNQRWLGGMLTNFHTVAKRIQRLKELEGMDLSDVAGSGLTKKELLQLEREKTKLDKTLGGIRDMVKVPQAVWIVDTKKEHLAVDEARKLNIPIVGILDTNCDPDEVDYPVPGNDDAIRSVALLTRIIADAAAEGLMDRSSGRGGEQTEAEPMPDWERELLATEQPSEVVAEATDAQAEELAEAAGETAETPAVELAEAADALEATEAEKPADTEAN; encoded by the coding sequence ATGGCCGTCGTCACCACCCGCCAGCTGCTCGAGGCAGGCGTCCACTTCGGGCATCAGACCCGCCGCTGGAACCCCAAGATGAAGCGATTCATCTTCACCGAGCGCAACGGCATCTACATCATCGACCTCCAGCTCTCGCTGCGCTACATCGACAAGGCGTACAACTACGTCAAGTCGACCGTCGCCCGCGGCGGCCAGGTTCTGTTCGTCGGCACCAAGAAGCAGGCCCAGGAGGCCATCGCCGAGCAGGCGACCCGCGTCGGCATGCCCTACGTGAACCAGCGTTGGCTGGGCGGCATGCTCACCAACTTCCACACCGTCGCCAAGCGCATCCAGCGCCTCAAGGAGCTTGAGGGCATGGATCTCAGCGACGTCGCGGGCAGCGGCCTCACCAAGAAGGAGCTCCTGCAGCTCGAGCGTGAGAAGACCAAGCTCGACAAGACCCTTGGCGGCATCCGTGACATGGTCAAGGTTCCCCAGGCCGTGTGGATCGTCGACACCAAGAAGGAGCACCTCGCCGTCGACGAGGCCCGCAAGCTGAACATCCCGATCGTCGGCATCCTCGACACCAACTGCGATCCCGACGAGGTCGACTACCCGGTTCCGGGCAACGACGACGCGATCCGCTCCGTCGCCCTGCTCACCCGCATCATCGCCGACGCCGCGGCAGAGGGCCTGATGGACCGCTCCTCCGGCCGTGGTGGCGAGCAGACCGAGGCTGAGCCCATGCCCGACTGGGAGCGCGAGCTCCTGGCCACCGAGCAGCCCTCCGAGGTTGTCGCCGAGGCCACTGACGCGCAGGCTGAGGAACTGGCCGAGGCCGCAGGCGAGACCGCCGAGACCCCTGCCGTCGAGCTGGCCGAGGCCGCGGACGCTCTTGAGGCGACCGAGGCCGAGAAGCCCGCAGACACCGAAGCCAACTGA
- a CDS encoding peptidoglycan DD-metalloendopeptidase family protein: protein MRTPVLAIVLLVPLLLVPRVAAADGLALAPPVEGASVRAFEDVGRYEKGHRGVDLSADVGVRVRAAAEGRVHFAGSVAGVPTLSIDHGNGWRTTYQPVLASVSRGEAVEQGQVVGSLGAGHCVPRACLHWGLTDGTRYADPMAYLTTPEIRLVPHGTEPVPPPPVLGAATAAGPVGGLPVRGRHTSPFGMRRHPVTGVWKLHDGTDLAAACGTPVVAPSPGTVTRAYFHAAYGWRVFVDHGGGLVTAYNHLPGLEVRPGVVLRAGQRLGVVGNTGLSTGCHLHWMAWQAGRLIDPLTLVT, encoded by the coding sequence ATGCGCACACCGGTCCTCGCCATCGTCCTGCTCGTCCCGCTGCTCCTGGTTCCGCGGGTCGCGGCGGCCGACGGTCTCGCACTCGCCCCTCCTGTCGAGGGCGCCTCCGTCCGCGCGTTCGAGGACGTCGGCCGCTATGAGAAGGGCCACCGCGGCGTCGACCTGTCGGCAGACGTCGGTGTGAGGGTCCGGGCCGCCGCCGAGGGTCGCGTGCACTTCGCCGGCTCCGTCGCGGGCGTGCCGACCCTCAGCATCGATCACGGCAACGGTTGGCGCACGACCTATCAGCCCGTGCTCGCGTCCGTGAGTCGTGGCGAGGCCGTCGAGCAGGGCCAGGTGGTCGGTTCGCTTGGCGCGGGCCACTGCGTTCCCCGGGCCTGCCTGCACTGGGGCCTGACCGACGGCACGCGGTACGCCGATCCGATGGCCTATCTCACGACGCCGGAGATCCGGCTCGTTCCGCACGGCACGGAGCCGGTCCCTCCTCCCCCGGTGCTTGGCGCCGCCACGGCAGCGGGCCCCGTTGGCGGGCTGCCGGTCAGGGGAAGGCACACCTCCCCCTTCGGGATGCGCCGTCATCCCGTGACAGGGGTGTGGAAGCTGCACGACGGCACCGATCTCGCGGCCGCCTGCGGCACACCCGTCGTCGCACCGAGCCCAGGCACCGTCACAAGGGCCTACTTCCACGCGGCCTACGGCTGGCGGGTCTTCGTCGACCATGGCGGCGGGCTCGTCACCGCGTACAACCATCTGCCCGGGCTTGAGGTGCGCCCAGGCGTGGTGCTCCGGGCGGGGCAGCGGCTCGGCGTGGTCGGCAACACGGGGCTCTCGACGGGCTGCCACCTGCACTGGATGGCCTGGCAGGCGGGGCGCCTGATCGATCCGCTCACGTTGGTCACGTGA
- a CDS encoding tyrosine recombinase XerC, translating into MELSAGWRALIEEYAAHLASGRGLSEHTVRAYSTDLRELAAAVEVEPGKVTLSRLRGWLADMSEAGAASSTIQRRVASVRGFFAWAAGEGLVGNDPATRLKAPKRGRRLPKVPTGAAIGDTIGAAEARVLEEGDPLALRDLALVEVLYSSGLRVSELCALGLGAVDRGRRSVTVLGKGGKQRTVPLGVPALTALDAWLGRRSEVASPASPDTVFLGARGGALDPRVARRVVHEATRAAGPGAEVGPHALRHAMATHLIEGGADLRSVQEMLGHASVATTQIYTHVTTERLRAAYRQAHPRA; encoded by the coding sequence ATGGAACTCAGTGCCGGTTGGCGCGCCCTGATCGAGGAGTACGCGGCGCACCTCGCCTCCGGGCGCGGCCTCTCCGAGCACACCGTTCGCGCCTACAGCACGGACCTGCGCGAGTTGGCGGCGGCCGTCGAGGTGGAGCCGGGAAAGGTGACGCTTTCTCGGCTGCGCGGCTGGCTGGCCGACATGTCGGAGGCAGGTGCGGCATCTTCGACGATCCAGCGCAGGGTCGCGAGCGTGCGGGGGTTCTTCGCCTGGGCCGCCGGTGAGGGGCTGGTCGGGAACGACCCCGCGACGAGGCTCAAGGCTCCGAAGCGGGGCAGGCGGCTGCCGAAGGTTCCGACGGGCGCGGCCATCGGAGACACGATCGGCGCCGCCGAGGCGAGGGTCCTCGAGGAGGGTGACCCGTTGGCCCTTCGCGACCTCGCCCTCGTCGAGGTGCTCTACTCCAGCGGACTGCGGGTCTCGGAGCTCTGTGCCCTCGGCCTCGGTGCTGTCGACCGGGGGCGTCGCTCGGTGACGGTCCTCGGCAAGGGAGGAAAGCAGCGAACGGTCCCGCTCGGGGTGCCTGCGCTGACCGCGCTCGACGCCTGGCTCGGGCGCAGGTCGGAGGTCGCCAGCCCGGCGAGCCCCGACACCGTCTTCCTCGGCGCGCGCGGAGGGGCGCTCGACCCGCGGGTCGCGCGAAGGGTCGTCCACGAGGCGACGAGAGCCGCCGGACCCGGCGCCGAGGTGGGCCCGCACGCCCTGCGGCACGCCATGGCGACGCATCTGATCGAGGGCGGCGCCGATCTGCGCAGCGTGCAGGAGATGCTCGGCCACGCGTCGGTGGCCACCACCCAGATCTACACGCACGTCACCACCGAGCGGCTCCGCGCCGCCTATCGACAGGCGCACCCGCGCGCCTGA
- the def gene encoding peptide deformylase, protein MSGADLTQGGKVLPITRWGTPVMHAKTRPVTDFGDELHQLIRDMFATMRAADGVGLAATQVGVDLAVFVYECPDADDRIQIGVVCNPEVTLPEGNARNLEAADEGCLSYPGGYQSLARPDHSTCTGQDAEGNDITVTGTGLLSRCLQHETDHLNGMVFGDRLSARSRRQLDKKVAELAFRYPDDWPVSPKAKAATPESADA, encoded by the coding sequence ATGTCCGGAGCCGACCTGACCCAAGGTGGCAAGGTCCTGCCCATCACTCGCTGGGGCACCCCGGTTATGCACGCGAAGACGCGGCCGGTGACCGATTTCGGCGACGAACTGCACCAGCTGATCCGCGACATGTTCGCCACCATGCGGGCCGCGGACGGGGTCGGGCTCGCCGCGACCCAGGTGGGCGTCGACCTCGCGGTGTTCGTCTACGAGTGCCCCGATGCCGACGACCGGATCCAGATCGGCGTCGTGTGCAACCCCGAGGTGACGCTGCCCGAGGGCAACGCCCGCAACCTCGAGGCGGCCGACGAGGGCTGCCTCTCCTACCCCGGCGGCTACCAGAGCCTCGCCCGGCCCGACCACTCGACCTGCACCGGCCAGGACGCCGAGGGCAACGACATCACCGTCACCGGGACCGGGCTCCTCTCCCGCTGCCTGCAGCACGAGACCGACCACCTCAACGGCATGGTCTTCGGCGACCGGCTCTCCGCAAGGTCCCGCCGCCAGCTGGACAAGAAGGTGGCCGAACTCGCCTTCCGGTACCCGGACGACTGGCCAGTCTCGCCGAAGGCGAAGGCCGCCACCCCGGAGTCAGCCGACGCCTGA
- a CDS encoding MFS transporter, translating into MKVAADLSAVFAPIAALLVAQFGLVPAVRILYLSAFLIMTAKVYLLWRFSKETTTGEQRKAQVRGVSLWTSLKGYRGVLGLILHSKGTLFSLAVSAIVAAVTLVTGTFWQVAINTRLGVPDALLPYFPMVRSLLSMVFFFSLIPYLTGGKNLKRPTQLGFLVYLAGQLLLLAIPVPGGAATTQTYLLLGVCLLLDAFGSGILFMLAESLVALHVDRDERSRVMAIQRTVVMLAASPFGWFSGWLSGIDRSWPFWLTSALLALGLAISTWLWATTHEHDETDS; encoded by the coding sequence GTGAAGGTGGCCGCCGACCTGTCGGCGGTCTTCGCCCCCATCGCTGCGCTGCTGGTGGCCCAGTTCGGCCTGGTGCCCGCCGTGCGCATCCTCTACCTCAGCGCCTTCCTGATCATGACGGCGAAGGTCTACCTGCTGTGGCGCTTCTCGAAGGAGACCACCACCGGGGAGCAGCGCAAGGCCCAGGTCCGCGGGGTCAGCCTCTGGACCTCGCTCAAGGGTTACCGCGGGGTGCTCGGGTTGATCCTGCACTCCAAGGGGACGCTGTTCTCACTGGCGGTCTCCGCGATCGTGGCCGCCGTCACGCTCGTCACCGGCACGTTCTGGCAGGTCGCCATCAACACGCGGCTCGGCGTGCCCGACGCCCTCCTGCCGTACTTCCCGATGGTGCGGTCCCTCCTGTCGATGGTCTTCTTCTTCAGCCTCATCCCCTACCTCACCGGCGGGAAGAACCTGAAGCGCCCGACCCAGCTCGGCTTCCTCGTCTACCTGGCAGGTCAACTCCTGCTCCTCGCGATCCCCGTGCCAGGTGGGGCGGCGACGACCCAGACCTATCTGCTGCTCGGGGTCTGCCTGCTGCTCGACGCGTTCGGCTCCGGCATCCTCTTCATGCTCGCCGAGTCGCTCGTCGCGCTGCACGTCGACCGCGACGAACGCTCGAGGGTGATGGCGATCCAGCGCACGGTGGTGATGCTGGCGGCGTCGCCCTTCGGCTGGTTCTCCGGCTGGCTGTCCGGGATCGACAGGTCGTGGCCGTTCTGGCTCACCTCGGCCCTGCTCGCCCTTGGCCTCGCGATCAGCACCTGGCTGTGGGCGACGACCCACGAGCACGACGAGACCGACTCCTAG
- a CDS encoding ExeM/NucH family extracellular endonuclease, protein MLISRPPVIAAAAALVCSLAVALPTQATAAPSTLMISGYLEGLSNNKAIELYNPTDAPIALSDYSLRMFANGATSPTNTWTGAAGVQLAPGEHFLIVHGQAVAALKDKGDIVHAVTNFNGDDALQLLTGSTVVDSFGQTGVDPGDAWIGADVTTKDSTLLRNGCVTDTDPSDAFDPSAQWVGHPSDAFDLLGTFSCDGTVPTPTPTPTPSPTATPGTVIPIGAVQGATDVSPMNGQSVTVEGTVTGNFQTGGFAGYFLQDEGDGDDATSDGIFVYSQSNPANVAVGTRLRVTGKVAEHYNQTQITPTTVSVLDGTATVAPTDVQLPLEDKERYESMLLRFPDKLTILEYYDYDRYGTLVAGTARQDTPTAVVEPGKPAQDLLAQNEANRIILDDGLTSQNPTPLRHPNGKSFARDNYFRGGDSVANITGVLVYNFDEWKIEPTAGADYEAVNHRPEVPEVGGDVKIASMNVLNYFTTLTSQDKNARGADNVEEFERQQAKIVAALAAMDADVVGMMEIENNGTAVENLVKALNAHLGTETYAAVNTGVVGSDVIFQAFIYKPATVSLSGKWVAYDYKDSRNRPTLVQTFEEKASGEKFNVAVNHLKSKGSACDASDPNTGDGQGECNLTRVNAVKTMTTWLAGDPTGQGADRTVVMGDLNAYDHEDPIDALTEAGYVDLEKKFGGEHAYSYVFDGMIGYLDYALANKALEPHVTGSAAWHINADESDLFDYDTSYKKPNEQALWAADPYRSSDHDPVLLGLKLTDEPTTPSPSPSPSPSASPTPSASPTPTATPTPKPTATPTRPGGVYTTPGYHVSGGRRWFTECESYSVTERCFTYIWATQIKQVGGRYVQSNGWVFNNLTYLPSPRSVWAGNPLATPGRHVVAGRTWVTECDTPKTGRNGCRSYVKASVLTQVRTSGGTSYAPGSTSWCSTTSSCSPEPTIGGGGPRVRSAPSHLSA, encoded by the coding sequence ATGTTGATTTCCCGACCACCCGTGATCGCGGCGGCCGCAGCCCTTGTCTGCAGCCTCGCTGTCGCCCTACCCACCCAGGCCACGGCCGCACCGTCAACGCTGATGATCAGCGGCTACCTGGAGGGCTTGAGCAACAACAAGGCCATCGAGCTCTACAACCCCACCGACGCCCCCATCGCCCTGAGCGACTACTCGCTGCGCATGTTTGCCAACGGCGCCACGAGCCCCACGAACACCTGGACCGGGGCGGCCGGAGTACAGCTGGCCCCCGGCGAGCACTTCCTGATCGTGCACGGCCAGGCTGTGGCCGCGCTCAAGGACAAGGGCGACATCGTCCACGCCGTGACCAACTTCAACGGTGACGACGCGCTGCAACTTCTGACCGGTTCCACCGTCGTCGACTCCTTCGGACAGACCGGCGTCGACCCGGGAGACGCCTGGATCGGTGCAGACGTGACCACCAAGGACTCCACGCTGTTGCGCAACGGCTGCGTCACCGACACCGACCCGAGCGACGCGTTCGACCCGTCGGCGCAGTGGGTCGGCCACCCGAGCGACGCGTTCGACCTGCTCGGCACCTTCTCCTGCGACGGCACGGTCCCGACCCCGACGCCCACTCCCACCCCCAGCCCGACCGCGACGCCAGGCACCGTCATCCCGATCGGCGCGGTCCAGGGCGCGACGGACGTCAGCCCCATGAACGGGCAGAGCGTCACCGTCGAGGGCACCGTCACCGGCAACTTCCAGACCGGCGGGTTCGCCGGCTACTTCCTGCAGGACGAGGGCGACGGCGACGACGCCACCTCCGACGGCATCTTCGTCTACTCGCAGTCCAACCCCGCCAACGTGGCGGTCGGCACGAGGCTGCGCGTGACGGGCAAGGTCGCCGAGCACTACAACCAGACCCAGATCACCCCGACAACCGTCAGCGTCCTCGACGGGACGGCGACCGTCGCGCCAACCGACGTGCAGCTCCCTCTCGAGGACAAGGAGCGCTACGAGTCGATGCTGCTGCGCTTCCCCGACAAGCTGACCATCCTCGAGTACTACGACTACGACCGCTACGGCACCCTCGTGGCGGGCACCGCCCGCCAGGACACGCCGACCGCCGTGGTCGAGCCCGGCAAGCCGGCCCAGGACCTGCTCGCCCAGAACGAGGCCAACCGGATCATCCTCGACGACGGCCTGACCTCGCAGAACCCGACCCCGCTTCGCCACCCCAACGGGAAGTCCTTCGCCCGTGACAACTACTTCCGCGGCGGCGACTCGGTGGCCAACATCACCGGCGTGCTCGTCTACAACTTCGACGAGTGGAAGATCGAGCCGACGGCCGGAGCCGACTACGAGGCCGTCAACCATCGTCCCGAGGTGCCGGAGGTCGGCGGCGACGTGAAGATCGCCTCAATGAACGTGCTCAACTACTTCACCACCCTGACCAGCCAGGACAAGAACGCGCGCGGCGCGGACAACGTCGAGGAGTTCGAGCGTCAGCAGGCCAAGATCGTCGCGGCGCTGGCCGCGATGGACGCCGACGTGGTCGGCATGATGGAGATCGAGAACAACGGCACCGCCGTGGAGAACCTCGTCAAGGCGCTCAACGCCCACCTCGGCACCGAGACCTACGCCGCGGTCAACACCGGCGTGGTCGGCTCTGACGTGATCTTCCAGGCCTTCATCTACAAGCCGGCGACGGTGTCGCTCTCGGGCAAGTGGGTCGCCTACGACTACAAGGACTCCCGCAACCGGCCCACCCTCGTCCAGACCTTCGAGGAGAAGGCGAGCGGAGAGAAGTTCAACGTCGCGGTCAACCACCTCAAGTCGAAAGGCTCAGCGTGTGACGCCTCCGATCCGAACACCGGTGACGGTCAGGGAGAATGCAACCTGACCCGCGTAAACGCCGTCAAGACCATGACCACCTGGTTGGCGGGCGACCCGACCGGACAGGGCGCAGACCGCACCGTCGTCATGGGTGACCTCAACGCGTACGACCACGAGGATCCGATCGATGCTCTCACCGAGGCCGGCTACGTCGATCTCGAGAAGAAGTTCGGTGGGGAGCATGCGTACAGCTACGTGTTCGACGGCATGATCGGCTATCTCGACTACGCGCTGGCCAACAAGGCGCTCGAGCCCCACGTCACCGGCTCGGCCGCCTGGCACATCAATGCGGACGAGTCCGATCTGTTCGACTACGACACCTCGTACAAGAAGCCGAACGAGCAGGCCCTGTGGGCGGCTGATCCCTACCGTTCCTCCGACCACGACCCGGTCCTGCTCGGGTTGAAGCTGACCGACGAGCCCACCACCCCCAGCCCCTCGCCGAGCCCCTCTCCGTCCGCTTCACCGACGCCGAGCGCATCGCCGACGCCGACCGCGACACCGACGCCCAAGCCGACGGCGACCCCGACGCGCCCAGGTGGGGTCTACACGACCCCCGGCTACCACGTCTCGGGTGGGCGTCGCTGGTTCACCGAGTGTGAGTCCTACTCCGTGACCGAGCGCTGCTTCACCTACATCTGGGCCACCCAGATCAAGCAGGTCGGCGGCCGCTACGTGCAGAGCAACGGGTGGGTGTTCAACAACCTCACCTACCTGCCCTCGCCCCGCTCGGTGTGGGCGGGCAACCCGCTCGCCACCCCGGGCCGCCACGTCGTGGCCGGCCGCACCTGGGTGACCGAGTGCGACACCCCCAAGACCGGCCGCAACGGCTGCCGCTCGTACGTCAAGGCCTCGGTGCTCACCCAGGTCCGGACCTCCGGCGGGACCAGTTACGCGCCTGGGTCGACAAGTTGGTGTTCAACAACATCGTCATGTTCTCCTGAACCGACGATCGGAGGGGGCGGGCCGCGCGTGCGGTCCGCCCCTTCTCATCTGAGCGCGTAG